Proteins encoded within one genomic window of Cucumis sativus cultivar 9930 chromosome 3, Cucumber_9930_V3, whole genome shotgun sequence:
- the LOC101220947 gene encoding eisosome protein SEG2, whose product MGCFIACFRSSTDLNKRRKQRRRKVLPRQQTANAVSQLVQVSPSTLDTASDRSISPILKARDRREEQLNPSTRKRVTFDSNVKTYELEDVEVEAEAEAEAKAGGDTFFGTDGNKEEKCLAEIPQSQCKSYSGEGSTVSSISSYPPNHRYQNCRDSDDEDELDYADSDLVDTDVDDDDDVVDEEYDNDFDDEDELIESSDKNSSDQVFADEVDSCLSVCGCPGKTEPQIGLRRTARDRNACVHSVLKPVENISQWKAVKVKDKLRSNPPSCKENMALNGAARSSVTEPSFKKSSFGYKSKSCQPKSSDQDIAVDASLSNWLSSSEFTPPSKISTGISLLPTPESQGSNSPKSEEDRPILGALTMEELKQFSTTPSPRRSPNRGADDMPIIGTVGTYWSHSDSVEDSGLASSFKRVPNTSSNFREMRVK is encoded by the exons aTGGGTTGTTTCATTGCTTGTTTTCGCTCTTCCACTGATCTTAACAAGCGCAGGAAACAGAGGCGGCGCAAGGTTTTGCCACGACAACAAACT GCTAATGCTGTCTCCCAGCTTGTTCAGGTCTCACCATCTACTTTAGACACTGCTTCTGATAGATCCATCAGTCCGATTCTAAAAGCTCG GGATAGGCGTGAGGAGCAACTAAATCCGAGTACTAGAAAAAGAGTAACATTTGATTCCAATGTAAAGACTTATGAACTTGAAGATGTTGAAGTTGAGGCTGAAGCTGAAGCTGAAGCCAAAGCCGGAGGTGATACTTTTTTTGGAACAGATGGTAACAAGGAGGAGAAGTGCTTGGCTGAAATACCCCAATCCCAGTGCAAATCATACTCTGGAGAGGGGTCTACTGTTTCCAGCATTTCGTCTTACCCTCCCAATCATAGGTACCAGAATTGTAGAGATagtgatgatgaagatgaattggATTATGCTGATAGTGATCTTGTTGACACTgatgttgatgatgatgatgatgttgtGGATGAAGAGTATGACAATGACtttgatgatgaagatgaattaaTAGAATCAAGTGATAAAAATTCTTCTGATCAAGTGTTTGCTGATGAGGTTGATAGCTGTTTGTCAGTATGTGGGTGTCCTGGAAAGACTGAACCTCAAATCGGGCTGAGACGGACTGCTCGAGATAGGAATGCCTGTGTTCATTCTGTGTTGAAGCCTGTGGAAAATATCTCGCAGTGGAAGGCAGTTAAAGTCAAGGATAAACTTCGGTCGAATCCTCCTTCTTGTAAAGAGAATATGGCTTTAAATGGAGCTGCTAGGAGTTCTGTGACAGAGCCTAGTTTCAAGAAATCATCTTTTGGTTATAAGTCCAAAAGTTGCCAACCTAAGAGCTCAGATCAAGACATAGCTGTTGATGCCAGCCTTTCAAATTGGTTGAGTTCATCAGAATTTACACCTCCAAGCAAGATTAGCACAGGCATTTCACTTCTTCCAACACCAGAGTCACAAGGATCAAATTCACCAAAAAGTGAAGAAGATAGGCCAATTTTGGGGGCCTTAACTATGGAGGAACTCAAGCAGTTTTCAACTACGCCTTCTCCAAGAAGATCTCCAAATAGAGGTGCCGACGATATGCCAATCATTGGGACGGTTGGCACATATTGGAGCCACTCTGATTCTGTTGAGGATTCTGGATTAGCGTCTTCTTTTAAAAGAGTGCCAAATACCAGTAGCAACTTTAGAGAAATGCGTGTGAAATAA